The Vitis vinifera cultivar Pinot Noir 40024 chromosome 18, ASM3070453v1 region TCTTTTGCTTCCTGCTCTTGTCAGCCTTTAGCATGCTGGTAAATGCATCTTGTATACTTGAGTTGTATCCACATTTTTCTAGATGCTTTtggataaatttttatttggcTACTAAAATAATGTGCTTGACTTGTTAGCATTCACGAACACAAAATTATGAAACCCTTGTTCTTATCTACTTGGCAGAATCATGCAAAAAACTTTATCCCATCATTTTGCAGattattgataattattttctgaATTTACATGCTTCATTAATTTTCTATTGCTTCATGCTGCAGTTCATGAGAGACTGCTTCGGACCAGTGATGACTTTGTCTGGCCTGTTGATTCCACCTTTCATGGCCGCTTCGTCATTGATGTCGAGTTTCTGGACTTGAAGATATGCCCATTGAATGTGAGTTCCTTTGTACTCTCCCGCAGCCAAGAACCtctttttaacattaaaatgtTGTGATTAACAAATGCAAATTGAATGATGTTTCCTTTAATTTTCCCTCTTCTTTAACCCATTTAAAGGAATAAACTTAATAGGAAGGTGCTTCCTCTGAAATATATAGTAGAGAAGGTCACATATCACTGAAGTCCAAGTGGCTTTGTGCTAAAACTCAGGGTGGGGAAGCCAGCTCAATATGGCCCAGTGATGGAGTGATGCAATCTCTAGCAGCTCAAAGCACTCTTCGGTGCCTCTCTCGCATGCTTAATGAGGCAATCCATGCCGATGTCACCATTAACACTGCTGATGGCACTCTAAGAGCTCACAAGGCAATTTTATCAGCAAGTTCCCCTGTGTTCCAAAGCATGTTCCTTCACAACCTCAAGGAGAAGTCGTCCTCTACAATCGACATAGAAGACTTGTCTCTGGAATCTTGCATGGCTCTACTTAGTTACTTGTATGGCAACATAAAACAAGAGGATTTCTGGAAGCACCGGCTGGCACTGCTGGGAGCGGCAAACAAGTATGACATTACAGACCTAAAAGATGCCTGTGAGGAAAGCCTATTGGAAGACATCAACTCCGGAAATGTCTTGGAGAGGCTGCAGGAAGCATGGCTTTACCAGCTTAACAAGCTCAAAAAAGGATGCTTGATGTACTTACTCGATTTTGGTAAGATATATGATGTTAGAGAGGAAATGAATAACTTCTTCAGGCAGGCTGACAGGGAACTGATGCTGGAGATGTTTCAGGAGGTGCTTACAGTTTGGAAACCAGCTTAAAAATTGTTACCCACAGTGTCTTCTCTATCACAAACTGTCTAATGGTGGTTATTGTATATATGCATATAATGAGGATGCTTAGCTTTGGTTTAAAGATCTTGCAAGGTTGAACGTGGATGAGAGTAGTCCTAAGAATCTATAATATCTATTGAGGGATGTTATTTTCTATGTAATCATCCTATTTAAACATCAATTGGTTGGGTATTTTGATGTTGAAATACTATTTATGAGACTAAGACCCGTTTGACCATgctttttttaacttatttttttttaaaaaactgtttatAAGTTAaagaatacaaaataattttctaatgttttataaaaataagtgggTTTTACAagttaaataatgatttttaacaatgtgttatttaaaataaataatgaataatgatGAATGTAATATTgtaaaatgttttgatttaatctacAACTAGTTAGATtgatcttttaaatttaaaattattcttaaaaaatttaaattttagtaaaGAATTTAAACTATTAGTTAcatcttaatttataatttatttacttaaatttaaaaaatattgttgtGTGTAGGGGAGAAATGGTAAAATTATCATATATCAATTTTGatgtattatttttcaatgattagatgtatttttttaatttcaaattatttataaaaattgttaaatctattaataaaatcaatata contains the following coding sequences:
- the LOC100257421 gene encoding BTB/POZ domain-containing protein At1g21780 isoform X2, with translation MGDSKVETISRLAQWRIDNFGPCSFKKSDPFKVGIWNWHLSIEKNRYMYIRLFPEPSRASKEQPPIARFVLRVSNSAASRRPYISPIHERLLRTSDDFVWPVDSTFHGRFVIDVEFLDLKICPLNGGEASSIWPSDGVMQSLAAQSTLRCLSRMLNEAIHADVTINTADGTLRAHKAILSASSPVFQSMFLHNLKEKSSSTIDIEDLSLESCMALLSYLYGNIKQEDFWKHRLALLGAANKYDITDLKDACEESLLEDINSGNVLERLQEAWLYQLNKLKKGCLMYLLDFGKIYDVREEMNNFFRQADRELMLEMFQEVLTVWKPA
- the LOC100257421 gene encoding BTB/POZ domain-containing protein At1g21780 isoform X1 produces the protein MGDSKVETISRLAQWRIDNFGPCSFKKSDPFKVGIWNWHLSIEKNRYMYIRLFPEPSRASKEQPPIARFVLRVSNSAASRRPYISPIHERLLRTSDDFVWPVDSTFHGRFVIDVEFLDLKICPLNEGASSEIYSREGHISLKSKWLCAKTQGGEASSIWPSDGVMQSLAAQSTLRCLSRMLNEAIHADVTINTADGTLRAHKAILSASSPVFQSMFLHNLKEKSSSTIDIEDLSLESCMALLSYLYGNIKQEDFWKHRLALLGAANKYDITDLKDACEESLLEDINSGNVLERLQEAWLYQLNKLKKGCLMYLLDFGKIYDVREEMNNFFRQADRELMLEMFQEVLTVWKPA